AAGGTGGTCGTGGTTTCACGGGATGTGACCGAGAAGAAAAAATTGGAGCAACAGATTCTCCGCAACCAGCGGATGGAGAGCATCGGCACCCTCGCCGGAGGCATCGCGCATGACCTCAACAACGTCCTTTCGCCGATTTTGATGGCCGTCGAAATCCTCAAGAAGAAACATCGGGACCAGGAAACCCAGAAGATTCTTCTCACCCTCGAATCGAGCGCCCAGCGCGGCGCGGGGATGGTCAAGCAGGTCCTCACGTTCGCGCGGGGACTGGAGGGAGAGCGGGCCCCCCTGCAGATCGCACACCTCATCCGGGAGATGGAGCAGATCGTCCGCGAAACGTTTCCAAAATCGATTCGCCTCAAGGTACAGATTCCCAAAGGCCTCTGGACTGTGAACGGGGACGCGACCCAGCTCCACCAGGTGCTCCTCAATCTCTGCGTCAACGCCCGGGACGCGATGCCTCAGGGCGGCACTCTGACGATCAGCGCCGAAAATTTTGAAGTCGATCAGAGCTACGCGGGCATGCAATTGCAGGCGAAAACGGGCCCGCACATCATCGTCAACGTCGCCGACACAGGGACGGGAATCCCGCCCGCGATTCTCAGCAAGATTTTCGAGCCTTTTTTCACGACCAAGGAGGTCGGAAAGGGGACCGGACTGGGTCTCTCGACGGTGAACAGCATCGTCGCAAACCATCAGGGATTCATGAACGTCTACAGTGAACCGGGGAGAGGCACGCAGTTCAGGGTCTATCTGCCCGCGCAGAGCAGCGTCGATGAGGAGACCAGGGGGGAGAAGAAGCCGGAGTTGCCGCTCGGCGGGGGAGAGCTTATTCTCCTCGTCGACGATGAGGCTTCGATCAGGGACATTTGCAAGGCGACCCTCGTTTCGTTCGGGTACCGGGTCGTGACCGCCTCGGACGGGGCGGAAGCCCTCGCGCTCTTCGTTCAGCAGAAGGGGGAAATCAAGCTCATCATTACCGACATGATGATGCCTCTGATGGACGGCAGGGCGACGATTCGGGCGATCCGGCGCATCAACCCCTCGATGAAGGTGATTGCGACCAGCGGGTTGTCGGAGGAGGCGAGAGCGATCGAACATTCCGACCTGGGGGTGCAGGCGTTCATGCAAAAACCGTATACGGCGGAAAAATTGCTCCGAACCGTCAGCGAGATTCTCGGAGTGTGAAGGCCGGCGCCCTACGCCAGGATATCCCGCAATGTCCTGAGCAGCTTTTCGGCCGTATAGGGCTTGGTCAGGAAACCCTTCACCCCCTGCTCCGATAGATCGAGGTTTTTCCCGTTCGAGGTCAGGCCGCTCGCGGCAAGAATTCTCACCTCGGGATTGAGCTTCCGCAGCGCCCTGATGGTCGCTTCCCCATCCATGTAGGGCATCATCATATCGGTGAGCACGGCTTTGACCCGCCGCTTGTGCTCCGAGTAGAGCGCAATTCCCTCCGCGCCGTCGCTGGCGGTAATCACCTCGTAGCCGTAGGTCTCCAGGGTCTCTTTCGTAATCTCACGGATCGAAGCTTCGTCATCGATGACGAGGATCAGTTCTCCCTCTCCGTCCGGCAGAGGTTCGCGCTCGATGACAGGCTCCGCCGTAGCCCGCTTCGATTGGGCCGGGAAATAGGTCTTGAAGGTCGTCCCTCTCCCGGGTTCGCTGTAAACGCTGATAAATCCGCCGTGGCCCCGGACGATGGCGAGAACCGTGGAAAGGCCCAGTCCGGTCCCCTTGCCGACTTCCTTGGTCGTGAAAAACGGGTCGAATATCTTTTCGATCACTCCGGGAGGCATCCCCATTCCCGTGTCCGAGACCTGGATCAGAACGTAGTTGCCTTCCTTCGCATCGGGGTGCATGCGGGCGTAATGCGCATCGAGCGCGGCATTTTCCGCCTCCATTTTCAAGACCCCGCCGTTCGGCATCGCGTCCCTTGCGTTGACGCAGAGATTGAGGAGTACCTGATGTACCTGCGTCGGATCTCCGGTGATGGTCCAGAGGTCTCTCCCCATTTCCGTGCGGACTTGAATCGATTTCGGGAAGGTATCGGATGCGATCTTGCCCATCTCCTCCACAAGATGTTTCGGCTGGAGAACCATTCGTTCCCCTTCAACTCCCCGCGCAAACGCGAGCACCTGCCTGATCATGCTCGCGCCGCGGTGGGCGCTTGCCGCCAGCGTCTCCAGGATCGGCCTGCTCTCATTGTCCGGAAACCTTCTCTTCAAAATTTCGAGAGCCATTGTGATCGGGGAGAGTACGTTGTTGAGATCGTGGGCGATTCCCCCCGCCAGGGTCCCTATGCTCTCCATTCTCTGGCTGCGCAGGAACTGCTGTTCCAGCTTGCGCTTCTCCGTAATGTCCCGGGAAACCACCACCACTTTATCGACTTCCCCCCGGTCGTTTCTGATCACGCTCCCTTGCGATTCGATAAACCGGACGCTTCCATCGTGCGTCAGGAAGCGGAACTCCGCCCGCTGCCCGGCTCCTGTCCGCACGGTCTCCCGGAAGATGGCCTTCACGCGCTCGCGGTCGTCGGGATGGATCTCCTGGAAGGAGTCTGTGCCGCGGAGGGAGTCCGTCGCTCCCAAAATGCTGGTGTAGGAGGGACTATTGTAGATACGCCTTCCTTCGAGATCGAGAACGGCGATGAGATCGGTGATATTTTCCGCGATCAGCCGGAATTGCTCCTCGCTCTCCCTGAGCCGCTCTTCCGACTGCCTGCGCTCCCGCCGCAACTCCGCTTCCCGAAGGGCCCGGGTCACGGCAGGCGCCAGCCGCTTCAAATTCCCCTTCATGACGTAATCATACGCTCCGGCCTGGATCGCGCTCACGGCCGCGTCCTCCCCCATCGTGCCCGAAACGAAAATGAACGGAACTTCGAGGTTCTTGCCTTTCATCAGATAGAGCGCATCCGTGCCGTTGAAATGCGGCATGCTGAAATCGCAGAATATGATGTCCCAACTCCGTTTATCCAGCGAGGCATTGAGCGCCGCCGGAGTTTCGACGCGCTCAAACGACAGGTCGAACCCCGACCGGCGCAGATCGCGCACCAGCAGCTCGGCGTCGTCCTCCGAGTCTTCGACGATCAGGGCGTGAAGTTTCTTTTTCAGGCTATCCTCCGTTCTTGGGGGGCGGCTCGTTCAGAACGAGCCAGTACATCTTGAGCTGCTTCACGGCCTCGGTAAACTGGACGAAGTCCACCGGCTTCCGGATATAGCTGTTGGCGCCGAGCTTGTACCCTTTGAGCCTGTCCTGTTCCTCCTTTGACGATGTGAGGATCACCACGGGAAGGATGCTCGTCCGGTCGTCGGCCCGTATACGCTTGAGGACCTCCATCCCGTCGATTTTCGGGATTTTCAGATCCAGCAGGACGACCTCCGGCAACTTGCTCGAATCACGGCTGGAATACCGGCCCGTGGCGAAGAGATAGTCCAGGGCTTCGACCCCGTCGCGGGCCACGACGATCTCGTTCACAACATTGTTCTGCTTCAGCGCCCTGACGGTGAGAAGCTCGTCATCGGGGTTATCCTCCACGAGCAATATGACCTTGCTTGCCATAACGTTCTCCTAAGTAAGAGTAAAGTAAAATGTCGCGCCTTTTTCGGGCTTTCCCTCGGCCCAGATTCTTCCGCCGTGGCGATGGATGATGCGCTGGACCGTTGCGAGCCCGATGCCGGTCCCCGGAAACTCGCTGATCTTGTGGAGCCGCTGGAACGCTCCGAACAGTTTATCCGCGTAGGTCATGTCGAACCCGGCACCGTCATCGCGCACGAAATAGACGGTGCTCCCGTTTTCCTGCATCGTTCCGAAGGCGATCATCGCGTGCTCGTGATTCTTCGTGTATTTCCAGGCGTTCCCGAGAAGATTCTCCAGGACGATGTGGAGGAGCCGCGGGTCCCCTTCCCCGCTCACGCGGGGGGCGATGACGAACCGGACCTGCCGATCCTCCTGGGACCTCGAGAGCTCTTCCGCGATCGAGTTCGCTATTTTCGTCAGGTCCACCCTCTCACGGCGCATTTCCCCCCTCGAAACGCGGGACAAATTGAGGAGGTCGTCGATGAGCTGCCCCATCCGCTGGGAGGAGGCCCGAACGCGTCCGAGATAATCCTTCCCCTTCTCGTCGAGCTTGTTGTCATAATCCTCGAGGAGGGCCTGGCCGAACCCGTCGATGCTTCTGAGAGGTGCGCGAAGGTCGTGGGACACCGAATAGCTGAACGCCTCGAGCTCCTTGTTGGCGGCTTCGAGCTGTGCGGTGCGATCGATCACCCGCCGTTCCAATTCCTCGTTGAGCCGCCGTATTTCATCCTCCGCCCGCTTGCGGTCCGTGATGTCTCTCGCGATTTTCGAGGCGCCGACGATCCTTCCGCGGTCGTCCATGATCGGGGAAATCGTCGCGGAAATATCGATCGGCGTGCCGTCCTTCCTGACACGGACGGTCTCGAAATGGGTGATCCTTTCCCCGCGGGAGATTCTCCCAAGAATGTTTTGCTCCTCGTTCGTCCGGTCCGGCGGGATAAGAATCATGCCCGACTTCCCGATTGCTTCGCGCGCCGAATACCCGAACACCCGTTCCGCGCCCGGGTTCCAGCTCGTGATCGTCCCGTCGAGCGTTTTCCCGATGATCGCGTCGTCCGAGGATTCTATGATCGCGACCAGTTTCAACCGGGTTTCCTCCGCGATTCTGCCGTCATGGATATCGGTCACGGTCCCTATCCATTCCCGGACGGTCCGGTCCGGATTGAAGAGCGGAACGGCGCGCGCGGTACAATACCGGTACGATTTGCCCTGAGCCTGCCAGATTCTTCCTTCGGATTCGAACAACGTTCGGGATCTCCTCGCCTCTTCCCAGAGGGCTCGTATCAGATTTCGGTCGTCGGAATGGAACGCCTCAAGCCATCCGAACCCCGCATGCTCCTCCCAGCGCTGGCCCGTGTATCTCTCCCATGATTTTTGAGGGACCGCAAATTTGCCATCCTGATCCGCGGACCAGACGATGGAGGTTAATCCTGAAACCAGCGACCGGTATCGCTCCTCGCTGATCCGGAGCTCGCGCTCCGCTTTTCTCCGCTCCGTGATGTTGATCGCCACTACAAGGACGGCTTCCTTGCGTTCAAATTCCGTGACATGAGACACAATGTCGACGTCGATCACGGAGCCGTCTCTCAACCGGTGGCGCCAGGGACCCGATGTTTGGAGAACAAGCCTCCCGTCGTTCAGGTTCGACATGAGGGCCGGGATGTCCTCCGGCGGCCTGATTTCCGTAATTCTCATCTCGAGGAACTCATCCCTCGAATAGCCGTAGGCGCTCACCGCGCTCTGGTTCACCTCGAGGAATTGCAGACTCCGGGTGTCATAGACCCACATCGGAAGCGGATGAGTATCGAAGAGGTGGCGAAACCTCTCCTCGCTCTTTCGGAGGACGTCCTCCGCTTTCTTGCGCTCGCCTATTTCCCTCGCCATCGATTCGTTTGCGTCGCGGAGATTGGAATCGCGCGTGTGAATCTGCGAAAGCATCTGGTTAAAGGCGTCAGCCAGGAGCCCCAGCTCGTCGTTCGAGGTCTTTTGGGCCCGAACGGAGAAATCCTGATGCTCGGAAATCAGCCGGGACGTCTCCGCCAGCTCAAGGATGGGTTGCGAGATATTCCGCTTCAGCCTCGACGCCACCAGGAATGCGGCCCCGAGGCCCCCAAGGAGGACCATCGAGGCGATGGTTCCGTAGGAGACGATCCGGTCGTTGAGCTCTTTCAGGTCCGATTCGAGGTAGATCGTCCCGATCCGCTCGTTATTCAGCACGATGGGCTGGAACAACCGCAGGCGGTCCTCCTCATAATAATATCCGTCGGGTTCGGCATGTTCCGGCACCGCGTATTTCGTTCCGGTTCGTTTGTATTCCGCAAAGAGCTGGCCGTCCTTGGTGTAGACGCCTCCCAGCCGGATGTGCGGCTGCGATTCCGACGCCTGGAGCGTCTGCTGCGCGTCGCTCTTGTTGGAAAACGTCAATGCAGCCGTGCAGTTCTGCCCGATGATTTCCGCTTTCGCGGAGACGTCCTTGACGAGGAGATCCCGGAAGGTGAGAAGCTCGTACGTCACAAATCCCGCCGCCACCAATACGACGGAAAGCACGCTCGTGGACATGATCACCACGTTGAGCTTTCTGCTGATGGGGCTGTTGCGGAACGAAGCCATGCGCTTATTTCCCGCCCTCTGCCGATCCGACCAGACGCGCAAGCCGGAGAAGCCTTGAACTGGCGCGAAGGTTCGCGTTCTTCAGGGCGTCCTGATTGATCTCAAACTTCAATTTGTTCTCCTGAACGAAGAAGTTGATCGCGCCCCCCTCCTCGGCAAACCCGTCCACTTCGCCGACCGTCAGGACGCTCGATCCCTCCGTGGAAACGAGAATGGACGGGATCTCGTTCCGCTCCGACCTGGGAACGAAGAGCACCTGGCATTCCCGGATCGATTTCGTGTCCCGGAACTTGCGAACCACGATTTCCCTTCCGTGGACCCTTTCCCCCTGAACGATCTGTTCGAGGATATTCGCAAGGGGCTCCTGATTCAGAATCCCAATGGTGACGGGGGAAGACCTGTTGGTGAAGGAGCTCTCCGGCCATTCGATGAACTGGAGAAAGTTGTAGAGATAGGCAGCCTTGAACTTCGATTCCTTTCCGGCCTCCTGCTGGGCGGGAGATTGCGCGGCGGCAATCCAGCAGGCGATTGCGAGAAGGAGGGCCGCTCCCCGATGACGGGTCCGGTTCATTGCACCGCCGGGTCGAATGCGCGAGCTTCTATTGTCACCCGCTAGTACGTCCAATCGATTCTCCCGAGCACCGCTCTCTCGATTTCATTTCGCCCGGACGGCGATCCGAATTCAGGATGCCGGTCCCGCAGGAGATTTTGACCGGTGACCGATACCGCGAGGTTCCTGGACACGTTCAGTGCCAGCCGGAGATCCAGGGTTACGAACCCGGGCACCGGAGCGCTCGCCAGAGTCAGGTCGCTGACGCCCCGCAACCACGCATCCAGCTCGATGTGTTTCGTGAGATTCATCAGAGAATGGATCTTCAGCCTGTGCCTGGCGTCGTTTCCCTCGCCCAGGCCCATGTTGATATCGTGGCTCCCGGGTTTCACGGCGATAAACTCCTGGAAGAACACATACCCGGTTCTGAGCCTCCACCAGTCGGTGGGTTGGCAACTGAGCACGATTTCCGCGCCGGAGGATGTCCCCTCCAATCCGTTCGCGATGACCCAGGGAGGGCCCGGCTCGACACTGCGCAAATCATCGTAGAGGTTGTAGAATGTCGCCACATCGAGCGTAGCCAGGCGTGAAGAAAACCTGTACCCAAGCTCGAGCGCAACAAGCTTTTCAGATCTGAGGTTGGGCCCTCCTGCGAGGAGATACGGCGGGACACCCGGCACATACAGGTCGCGATCGATGCGGGAGGGTGTTCTCACGGCGCGCGAGACGGAAGTCCATAAGAAATGATCCGGACTCACCAGCCACGAGAGTCGGGCGCTCGGCTGGAACTGTAATCCGGTGAAATCGTTCCGTTCGAACTTGGATCCGAGAGTGAGGCTCAGGTGTTCGACGATCGTGATCTCATCCTGCAGGAAGGCTGTATAGAGCCGGAAGTCCAGATTCGGGGGCAGAAACGCCAGAACGTGCGTATTCTCCACGTCGTCCATATAGTATCGAAAACCGACGCCCCAGGTAAAGTCGATCAACCCGGGCGAGCGGAGGCGATGT
This region of Bacteroidota bacterium genomic DNA includes:
- a CDS encoding YfiR family protein, whose amino-acid sequence is MNRTRHRGAALLLAIACWIAAAQSPAQQEAGKESKFKAAYLYNFLQFIEWPESSFTNRSSPVTIGILNQEPLANILEQIVQGERVHGREIVVRKFRDTKSIRECQVLFVPRSERNEIPSILVSTEGSSVLTVGEVDGFAEEGGAINFFVQENKLKFEINQDALKNANLRASSRLLRLARLVGSAEGGK
- a CDS encoding PAS domain S-box protein, translated to MASFRNSPISRKLNVVIMSTSVLSVVLVAAGFVTYELLTFRDLLVKDVSAKAEIIGQNCTAALTFSNKSDAQQTLQASESQPHIRLGGVYTKDGQLFAEYKRTGTKYAVPEHAEPDGYYYEEDRLRLFQPIVLNNERIGTIYLESDLKELNDRIVSYGTIASMVLLGGLGAAFLVASRLKRNISQPILELAETSRLISEHQDFSVRAQKTSNDELGLLADAFNQMLSQIHTRDSNLRDANESMAREIGERKKAEDVLRKSEERFRHLFDTHPLPMWVYDTRSLQFLEVNQSAVSAYGYSRDEFLEMRITEIRPPEDIPALMSNLNDGRLVLQTSGPWRHRLRDGSVIDVDIVSHVTEFERKEAVLVVAINITERRKAERELRISEERYRSLVSGLTSIVWSADQDGKFAVPQKSWERYTGQRWEEHAGFGWLEAFHSDDRNLIRALWEEARRSRTLFESEGRIWQAQGKSYRYCTARAVPLFNPDRTVREWIGTVTDIHDGRIAEETRLKLVAIIESSDDAIIGKTLDGTITSWNPGAERVFGYSAREAIGKSGMILIPPDRTNEEQNILGRISRGERITHFETVRVRKDGTPIDISATISPIMDDRGRIVGASKIARDITDRKRAEDEIRRLNEELERRVIDRTAQLEAANKELEAFSYSVSHDLRAPLRSIDGFGQALLEDYDNKLDEKGKDYLGRVRASSQRMGQLIDDLLNLSRVSRGEMRRERVDLTKIANSIAEELSRSQEDRQVRFVIAPRVSGEGDPRLLHIVLENLLGNAWKYTKNHEHAMIAFGTMQENGSTVYFVRDDGAGFDMTYADKLFGAFQRLHKISEFPGTGIGLATVQRIIHRHGGRIWAEGKPEKGATFYFTLT
- a CDS encoding response regulator, whose amino-acid sequence is MASKVILLVEDNPDDELLTVRALKQNNVVNEIVVARDGVEALDYLFATGRYSSRDSSKLPEVVLLDLKIPKIDGMEVLKRIRADDRTSILPVVILTSSKEEQDRLKGYKLGANSYIRKPVDFVQFTEAVKQLKMYWLVLNEPPPKNGG
- a CDS encoding response regulator, encoding MKKKLHALIVEDSEDDAELLVRDLRRSGFDLSFERVETPAALNASLDKRSWDIIFCDFSMPHFNGTDALYLMKGKNLEVPFIFVSGTMGEDAAVSAIQAGAYDYVMKGNLKRLAPAVTRALREAELRRERRQSEERLRESEEQFRLIAENITDLIAVLDLEGRRIYNSPSYTSILGATDSLRGTDSFQEIHPDDRERVKAIFRETVRTGAGQRAEFRFLTHDGSVRFIESQGSVIRNDRGEVDKVVVVSRDITEKRKLEQQFLRSQRMESIGTLAGGIAHDLNNVLSPITMALEILKRRFPDNESRPILETLAASAHRGASMIRQVLAFARGVEGERMVLQPKHLVEEMGKIASDTFPKSIQVRTEMGRDLWTITGDPTQVHQVLLNLCVNARDAMPNGGVLKMEAENAALDAHYARMHPDAKEGNYVLIQVSDTGMGMPPGVIEKIFDPFFTTKEVGKGTGLGLSTVLAIVRGHGGFISVYSEPGRGTTFKTYFPAQSKRATAEPVIEREPLPDGEGELILVIDDEASIREITKETLETYGYEVITASDGAEGIALYSEHKRRVKAVLTDMMMPYMDGEATIRALRKLNPEVRILAASGLTSNGKNLDLSEQGVKGFLTKPYTAEKLLRTLRDILA
- a CDS encoding TonB-dependent receptor, whose protein sequence is MDVTSVSKHAAPLFETPAAVQVVAQEDIRRSGATTLPEALRLAPNLGTAQIDSRQWAISARGFNGTAANKMLVLIDGRSVYTPLYSGVFWDVQNLFLPDIERLEVVSGPGGTLWGANAVNGVINVIPRRSGDPASQGWNAYGGAGTTDRVFGGVRYGGHLGERATYRVYGMYFDKDNSMRSTGLDGSDAWRVGQGGFRADWDANEKDAMVFEGDLYAGTASEPVNGDIQINGGNVLGRWTHTVDEHSSFEIQSYFDRTHRILPNTFGENLNTYDFDFQHRLRSPGLIDFTWGVGFRYYMDDVENTHVLAFLPPNLDFRLYTAFLQDEITIVEHLSLTLGSKFERNDFTGLQFQPSARLSWLVSPDHFLWTSVSRAVRTPSRIDRDLYVPGVPPYLLAGGPNLRSEKLVALELGYRFSSRLATLDVATFYNLYDDLRSVEPGPPWVIANGLEGTSSGAEIVLSCQPTDWWRLRTGYVFFQEFIAVKPGSHDINMGLGEGNDARHRLKIHSLMNLTKHIELDAWLRGVSDLTLASAPVPGFVTLDLRLALNVSRNLAVSVTGQNLLRDRHPEFGSPSGRNEIERAVLGRIDWTY
- a CDS encoding ATP-binding protein, which gives rise to KVVVVSRDVTEKKKLEQQILRNQRMESIGTLAGGIAHDLNNVLSPILMAVEILKKKHRDQETQKILLTLESSAQRGAGMVKQVLTFARGLEGERAPLQIAHLIREMEQIVRETFPKSIRLKVQIPKGLWTVNGDATQLHQVLLNLCVNARDAMPQGGTLTISAENFEVDQSYAGMQLQAKTGPHIIVNVADTGTGIPPAILSKIFEPFFTTKEVGKGTGLGLSTVNSIVANHQGFMNVYSEPGRGTQFRVYLPAQSSVDEETRGEKKPELPLGGGELILLVDDEASIRDICKATLVSFGYRVVTASDGAEALALFVQQKGEIKLIITDMMMPLMDGRATIRAIRRINPSMKVIATSGLSEEARAIEHSDLGVQAFMQKPYTAEKLLRTVSEILGV